The following coding sequences are from one Capsicum annuum cultivar UCD-10X-F1 chromosome 3, UCD10Xv1.1, whole genome shotgun sequence window:
- the LOC107864553 gene encoding uncharacterized protein LOC107864553 isoform X1, whose protein sequence is MCWGNTEHFQMATEGSLEVPSEEFPTRINYRPNGKPRIVIEHYMPELEAYVPREAEPIDLNVMREINDRLTAMLEDVRLMKKRLTRIMILQLLCLVVAFSGLFVKLIRKYFLWLVCLINMCCCK, encoded by the exons ATGTGTTGGGGCAACACAGAGCATTTTCA AATGGCAACCGAAGGATCATTGGAGGTGCCATCAGAGGAATTTCCGACTAGGATCAATTACCGTCCAAATGGCAAGCCCCGAATTGTGATTGAACACTACATGCCTGAACTGGAGGCGTATGTGCCAAGAGAAGCTGAACCAATTGATTTAAATGTGATGCGAGAAATCAATGATCGATTGACAGCTATGCTGGAAGATGTGAGATTGATGAAGAAACGACTTACCCGCATCATGATTTTGCAGTTGCTATGTCTCGTTGTTGCATTTTCAGGTCTTTTTGTGAAGTTGATCCGAAA GTACTTTCTATGGCTTGTGTGCCTCATCAACATGTGCTGCTGTAAATAG
- the LOC107864553 gene encoding uncharacterized protein LOC107864553 isoform X2 gives MATEGSLEVPSEEFPTRINYRPNGKPRIVIEHYMPELEAYVPREAEPIDLNVMREINDRLTAMLEDVRLMKKRLTRIMILQLLCLVVAFSGLFVKLIRKYFLWLVCLINMCCCK, from the exons ATGGCAACCGAAGGATCATTGGAGGTGCCATCAGAGGAATTTCCGACTAGGATCAATTACCGTCCAAATGGCAAGCCCCGAATTGTGATTGAACACTACATGCCTGAACTGGAGGCGTATGTGCCAAGAGAAGCTGAACCAATTGATTTAAATGTGATGCGAGAAATCAATGATCGATTGACAGCTATGCTGGAAGATGTGAGATTGATGAAGAAACGACTTACCCGCATCATGATTTTGCAGTTGCTATGTCTCGTTGTTGCATTTTCAGGTCTTTTTGTGAAGTTGATCCGAAA GTACTTTCTATGGCTTGTGTGCCTCATCAACATGTGCTGCTGTAAATAG
- the LOC107864551 gene encoding pentatricopeptide repeat-containing protein At5g27110, protein MIILSAIKILKFSTKTKCLSTFSPPNFTNLLQLSIESQSLTTTQKLHSKIIQLGLHQNSFIATKLISAYFTCQNPVDSRRVFDAFEHKNEFLWNILINGYAKNALFGESLNVFSQMFRCGVVPDEFTYSSIVKILGELGDLVNGRSVHGRCVRNGVVLDCVVGNSLMAMYGKCGGFQDSLKVFDEMPYRNVSSFNVVISGYMSVKEGVLDEKLWDFVKDMLFEGWEFDAFTVSMLLSLCGEVKKNWCYGKELHCYIVRNGLEDDFVVSSDVHLGCCLIDMYAKSSRVEFGRRVFDRLKRRNVFAWTAMINGYVLNGDFDEALVLFRQMQVEGVEPNKVSLISILPACCSFDRLKGGKQIHAFSTRRGLNHEVSLCNALIDMYSKSGSLSCARRVFEHDCVTKDAISWSSMVSAYSLHGNGRGAVGLYEKMLQHGMKPDRIVVVGVLSACARSGLVDEGFRIYSFAVNEYDLEPTLEMCACIVDMSGKAGQFDRALDFIKTMPMQPGPSIWGALVNASAIHGNSEVHDLAYRFLIQMEPENPSNYVSLSNLYATSQRWDVVAEVRTTMKDRGLKKFPDQLILAMKRDDNGVRFEDTVKVYE, encoded by the exons ATGATAATCCTCTCAgcaatcaaaatcttgaaattctcaACTAAAACCAAATGCCTCTCCACTTTTTCCCCTCCAAATTTCACCAACTTACTTCAACTTTCCATTGAATCTCAATCTTTAACAACTACCCAAAAGCTCCACTCCAAAATCATTCAACTTGGACTTCACCAAAACTCATTTATAGCAACAAAACTCATCTCTGCATACTTTACTTGCCAAAACCCTGTTGACAGTCGCCGTGTTTTCGACGCATTTGAACACAAAAATGAGTTTCTTTGGAACATTTTGATCAATGGGTATGCGAAGAATGCGTTATTTGGTGAAAGTTTGAATGTTTTTAGTCAAATGTTTAGGTGTGGGGTGGTTCCAGATGAGTTTACGTATTCGAGTATAGTGAAGATTTTGGGGGAGTTAGGGGATTTGGTTAATGGGAGGAGTGTTCATGGGAGGTGTGTGAGAAATGGGGTTGTTTTAGATTGTGTTGTTGGTAATTCTTTAATGGCTATGTATGGAAAATGTGGGGGTTTTCAAGATTCATtgaaggtgtttgatgaaatgccgtATAGAAATGTTTCGTCATTTAATGTTGTAATTTCAGGATATATGAGTGTAAAGGAGGGTGTTTTGGATGAGAAGTTGTGGGATTTTGTGAAGGATATGTTGTTTGAAGGTTGGGAGTTTGATGCATTTACTGTTTCGATGCTTCTTTCTTTGTGTGGAGAGGTGAAGAAGAATTGGTGTTATGGGAAAGAGCTGCATTGCTATATTGTGAGGAATGGGTTGGAGGACGATTTCGTTGTTTCTTCTGATGTTCACTTAGGATGTTGTTTGATTGATATGTACGCGAAGAGTTCCAGAGTTGAATTTGGAAGGCGAGTTTTTGATAGGTTAAAGCGTAGAAATGTTTTTGCTTGGACAGCGATGATCAATGGGTATGTGCTGAATGGAGATTTTGATGAAGCTTTGGTGCTCTTTAGACAGATGCAAGTGGAAGGTGTGGAACCTAATAAGGTTTCGCTAATTAGTATCTTACCTGCCTGTTGCTCGTTTGATCGTTTGAAAGGTGGAAAACAGATTCATGCATTTTCAACTAGGAGAGGGTTGAATCATGAAGTGTCGTTGTGTAATGCTTTAATCGATATGTATTCTAAGTCGGGATCCTTGAGTTGTGCACGAAGAGTCTTTGAACATGATTGTGTTACCAAGGATGCTATATCGTGGAGTTCAATGGTTTCTGCTTACTCCTTACATGGTAATGGTCGGGGTGCTGTTGGTTTGTATGAGAAAATGCTTCAACACGGGATGAAACCGGATAGGATTGTGGTTGTTGGGGTTCTCTCTGCTTGTGCTAGGTCAGGATTGGTAGACGAGGGCTTCCGGATATACAGTTTTGCTGTAAATGAGTATGATTTAGAACCAACTTTGGAGATGTGTGCATGCATTGTGGATATGTCGGGTAAAGCAGGCCAATTTGATAGAGCATTGGATTTCATCAAGACCATGCCTATGCAACCTGGTCCTAGTATTTGGGGTGCACTCGTGAATGCATCTGCAATCCATGGAAACAGTGAGGTACACGATTTAGCGTATAGGTTTCTTATTCAGATGGAACCCGAGAACCCCTCCAATTATGTGTCGCTTTCAAATTTGTATGCGACTTCACAGAGGTGGGATGTTGTTGCTGAAGTGAGAACGACGATGAAAGATAGAGGGCTGAAGAAGTTCCCAG ATCAACTCATCTTAGCAATGAAGCGAGATGATAATGGTGTTCGCTTTGAAGATACTGTGAAGGTTTATGAGTGA
- the LOC107866591 gene encoding myb-related protein 305 isoform X2, giving the protein MGVHLTSEVRVRSAYFLPSQTRLYGSILGLRRNGKSCRLRWVNYLRPDLKRGQITPNEEKIILELHARWGNRWSTIARSLPGRTDNEIKNYWRTHFKKKTKNSCDNSEKSRASLWKRQQFQLQQQQQQQQIKNQIDIKKVMSLPTMAQAKQEMAILYPNIYTIDQQDQVGLFYSMLNNSTSISQSEPSSSNEDIMWDDLWNLDDFYGHFINSTTYNKTNTSPCLQPMASTTTPSFY; this is encoded by the exons ATGGGAGTACACCTCACCTCTGAGGTAAGGGTGAGGTCTGCGTACTTTCTGCCCTCCCAGACTCGACTTTATGGGAGTATACTGG GATTGAGAAGAAATGGAAAAAGTTGTAGACTAAGATGGGTAAATTATTTGAGGCCAGACTTGAAGAGGGGGCAAATAACCCCAAATGAAGAGAAGATCATACTTGAGCTTCATGCTAGATGGGGCaatag ATGGTCAACTATTGCTCGAAGCTTGCCAGGGAGAACGGATAACGAGATCAAAAACTACTGGAGGACGCATTTCAAGAAGAAGACCAAGAACTCATGTGACAACTCTGAGAAGTCACGTGCAAGTCTTTGGAAAAGACAACAATTCCAACtgcagcagcagcaacaacaacaacaaatcaaaaatcaaatcgaCATCAAAAAGGTCATGTCATTACCAACTATGGCTCAAGCAAAACAAGAAATGGCCATCTTGTACCCAAACATCTACACAATTGATCAACAAGATCAAGTTGGGTTGTTCTACTCGATGCTTAATAACTCGACCTCTATATCACAGTCTGAACCCTCTTCGTCCAATGAAGATATCATGTGGGATGACTTATGGAACTTGGAtgatttttatggccattttatcAACTCTACAACTTATAACAAAACCAACACTAGTCCTTGCCTTCAACCTATGGCTAGTACTACTACTCCATCTTTCTATTAA
- the LOC107866591 gene encoding MYB-like transcription factor EOBII isoform X1, whose product MVCEITSEQMGSNWGFIEEVWRKGPWTADEDRLLIEYVKLHGEGRWNSVARLTGLRRNGKSCRLRWVNYLRPDLKRGQITPNEEKIILELHARWGNRWSTIARSLPGRTDNEIKNYWRTHFKKKTKNSCDNSEKSRASLWKRQQFQLQQQQQQQQIKNQIDIKKVMSLPTMAQAKQEMAILYPNIYTIDQQDQVGLFYSMLNNSTSISQSEPSSSNEDIMWDDLWNLDDFYGHFINSTTYNKTNTSPCLQPMASTTTPSFY is encoded by the exons ATGGTTTGTGAAATAACTAGTGAACAAATGGGGAGCAACTGGGGATTTATTGAAGAAGTATGGAGAAAAGGGCCATGGACTGCTGATGAAGACAGATTGTTAATTGAAtatgtcaagttgcatggtgaaGGCAGGTGGAATTCTGTTGCTAGGCTTACAG GATTGAGAAGAAATGGAAAAAGTTGTAGACTAAGATGGGTAAATTATTTGAGGCCAGACTTGAAGAGGGGGCAAATAACCCCAAATGAAGAGAAGATCATACTTGAGCTTCATGCTAGATGGGGCaatag ATGGTCAACTATTGCTCGAAGCTTGCCAGGGAGAACGGATAACGAGATCAAAAACTACTGGAGGACGCATTTCAAGAAGAAGACCAAGAACTCATGTGACAACTCTGAGAAGTCACGTGCAAGTCTTTGGAAAAGACAACAATTCCAACtgcagcagcagcaacaacaacaacaaatcaaaaatcaaatcgaCATCAAAAAGGTCATGTCATTACCAACTATGGCTCAAGCAAAACAAGAAATGGCCATCTTGTACCCAAACATCTACACAATTGATCAACAAGATCAAGTTGGGTTGTTCTACTCGATGCTTAATAACTCGACCTCTATATCACAGTCTGAACCCTCTTCGTCCAATGAAGATATCATGTGGGATGACTTATGGAACTTGGAtgatttttatggccattttatcAACTCTACAACTTATAACAAAACCAACACTAGTCCTTGCCTTCAACCTATGGCTAGTACTACTACTCCATCTTTCTATTAA
- the LOC107864554 gene encoding membrane protein PM19L yields MARAVGRSLAAPLWFLNLLMYFITLGFASWCLNRLINGQTNHPSFGGNGATMFFLTFAILASILGIISKLLGANHLRAWRNDSLAAAGSSALIAWAVTALAFGLACKEINIGGWRGWRLRVLEGFIIVLAFTQLLYALMLHAGWFNSTYGPGYRDTEYGAGAPHAGAPGTGIAEKGTGYTGARV; encoded by the exons ATGGCAAGGGCAGTGGGAAGAAGTTTAGCAGCACCATTGTGGTTTTTGAACTTGTTAATGTATTTTATTACATTAGGTTTTGCTAGTTGGTGTCTTAATAGGCTTATCAATGGCCAAACCAATCATCCTA GTTTTGGAGGGAATGGAGCAACGATGTTCTTCCTAACGTTTGCAATATTAGCATCGATTTTGGGAATAATATCGAAGCTGTTAGGTGCAAATCATCTAAGGGCATGGAGAAATGACAGTCTTGCTGCTGCTGGTTCATCTGCTTTAATTGCATGGGCTGTTACTGCACTTGCTTTCGG ATTGGCATGCAAGGAGATAAACATAGGTGGATGGAGAGGATGGAGGctaagagttcttgaaggttttATAATAGTTCTTGCATTCACTCAACTCCTCTATGCTCTCATGCTTCATGCTGGATGGTTCAATAGCACCTACGGCCCCGGGTACAGGGACACTGAATACGGAGCCGGTGCACCACATGCCGGTGCCCCCGGAACCGGAATAGCAGAGAAGGGTACTGGTTACACTGGAGCTAGGGTCTAA